From the genome of Vespa crabro chromosome 24, iyVesCrab1.2, whole genome shotgun sequence, one region includes:
- the LOC124432315 gene encoding pyridoxine/pyridoxamine 5'-phosphate oxidase isoform X2, which translates to MCKMVGDYKQLIFKQFVVNSSVVCLSRTDSKPPVLLLYIVKQTKYIDINNFVWYNKHAYRFTKEPKISEEYSDLAKINDLVDDPMDLFKSWHEESRKYLQNMLDIFCLATSSIDNKIAARNVVLREFDNEGFVLVTDQRSRKASELDSVPRAAACFVWCYIDDKGQNIVRQVRAEGTVKKLEPKEFKHLYDREPLFCKIRSHLCHQGHAIDWDDLKRRHDEIVKEYQSGKNTLPMPEHFIGYKLIPTMIEFYYAKDNLIGDRMQYNKNTSIDGWQQRRLAA; encoded by the exons ATGTGTAAAATGGTGGGAGATTATAAGCAGCTGATATTTAAGCAGTTCGTTGTTAATAGCTCAGTCGTCTGTTTATCGAGAACCGATTCAAAGCCACCTGTGTTGTTACTATATATAGTGAAACAAACGAagtatattgatattaacaattttgttTGGTACAATAAACATG CATATCGTTTTACGAAGGAACCGAAAATCAGCGAAGAATATTCGGATTTAGCAAAGATCAATGATCTTGTCGATGATCCGATGGATCTTTTCAAATCGTGGCATGAAGagtcaagaaaatatttacaaaatatgcTAGATATTTTTTGCCTGGCGACGTCCTCTat aGACAATAAAATTGCTGCAAGAAATGTAGTACTCAGAGAATTTGATAACGAGGGTTTCGTACTAGTCACTGATCAACGAAGTAGAAAAGCCTCAGAGTTG gATAGTGTACCACGAGCTGCTGCGTGTTTTGTATGGTGTTACATAGATGATAAAGGACAAAACATTGTCAGACAG GTACGAGCTGAGGGTAcagtaaaaaaattagaacCGAAAGAATTTAAACATCTCTACGACAGAGAGCCACTTTTTTGCAAGATTCGATCTCATTTGTGTCATCAAGGTCACGCAATTGATTGGGACGATTTGAAACGCCGACATGATGAAATTGTAAAGGAATATCAAAGCGGCAAGAATACTCTGCCAATGCCGGAACACTT CATCGGATATAAATTGATACCAACAATGATAGAATTTTACTACGCGAAGGACAATCTTATCGGGGATAGAATgcaatataacaaaaacacTTCGATCGATGGATGGCAACAAAGAAGATTGGCCgcttaa
- the LOC124432315 gene encoding pyridoxine/pyridoxamine 5'-phosphate oxidase isoform X4, protein MEPKISEEYSDLAKINDLVDDPMDLFKSWHEESRKYLQNMLDIFCLATSSIDNKIAARNVVLREFDNEGFVLVTDQRSRKASELDSVPRAAACFVWCYIDDKGQNIVRQVRAEGTVKKLEPKEFKHLYDREPLFCKIRSHLCHQGHAIDWDDLKRRHDEIVKEYQSGKNTLPMPEHFIGYKLIPTMIEFYYAKDNLIGDRMQYNKNTSIDGWQQRRLAA, encoded by the exons ATG GAACCGAAAATCAGCGAAGAATATTCGGATTTAGCAAAGATCAATGATCTTGTCGATGATCCGATGGATCTTTTCAAATCGTGGCATGAAGagtcaagaaaatatttacaaaatatgcTAGATATTTTTTGCCTGGCGACGTCCTCTat aGACAATAAAATTGCTGCAAGAAATGTAGTACTCAGAGAATTTGATAACGAGGGTTTCGTACTAGTCACTGATCAACGAAGTAGAAAAGCCTCAGAGTTG gATAGTGTACCACGAGCTGCTGCGTGTTTTGTATGGTGTTACATAGATGATAAAGGACAAAACATTGTCAGACAG GTACGAGCTGAGGGTAcagtaaaaaaattagaacCGAAAGAATTTAAACATCTCTACGACAGAGAGCCACTTTTTTGCAAGATTCGATCTCATTTGTGTCATCAAGGTCACGCAATTGATTGGGACGATTTGAAACGCCGACATGATGAAATTGTAAAGGAATATCAAAGCGGCAAGAATACTCTGCCAATGCCGGAACACTT CATCGGATATAAATTGATACCAACAATGATAGAATTTTACTACGCGAAGGACAATCTTATCGGGGATAGAATgcaatataacaaaaacacTTCGATCGATGGATGGCAACAAAGAAGATTGGCCgcttaa
- the LOC124432315 gene encoding pyridoxine/pyridoxamine 5'-phosphate oxidase isoform X3 yields the protein MLLKACVRIINNFGRSKKSIHIAAYRFTKEPKISEEYSDLAKINDLVDDPMDLFKSWHEESRKYLQNMLDIFCLATSSIDNKIAARNVVLREFDNEGFVLVTDQRSRKASELDSVPRAAACFVWCYIDDKGQNIVRQVRAEGTVKKLEPKEFKHLYDREPLFCKIRSHLCHQGHAIDWDDLKRRHDEIVKEYQSGKNTLPMPEHFIGYKLIPTMIEFYYAKDNLIGDRMQYNKNTSIDGWQQRRLAA from the exons ATG CTTCTTAAGGCGTgcgtaagaataataaataattttgggAGATCAAAAAAATCAATTCATATAGCAGCATATCGTTTTACGAAGGAACCGAAAATCAGCGAAGAATATTCGGATTTAGCAAAGATCAATGATCTTGTCGATGATCCGATGGATCTTTTCAAATCGTGGCATGAAGagtcaagaaaatatttacaaaatatgcTAGATATTTTTTGCCTGGCGACGTCCTCTat aGACAATAAAATTGCTGCAAGAAATGTAGTACTCAGAGAATTTGATAACGAGGGTTTCGTACTAGTCACTGATCAACGAAGTAGAAAAGCCTCAGAGTTG gATAGTGTACCACGAGCTGCTGCGTGTTTTGTATGGTGTTACATAGATGATAAAGGACAAAACATTGTCAGACAG GTACGAGCTGAGGGTAcagtaaaaaaattagaacCGAAAGAATTTAAACATCTCTACGACAGAGAGCCACTTTTTTGCAAGATTCGATCTCATTTGTGTCATCAAGGTCACGCAATTGATTGGGACGATTTGAAACGCCGACATGATGAAATTGTAAAGGAATATCAAAGCGGCAAGAATACTCTGCCAATGCCGGAACACTT CATCGGATATAAATTGATACCAACAATGATAGAATTTTACTACGCGAAGGACAATCTTATCGGGGATAGAATgcaatataacaaaaacacTTCGATCGATGGATGGCAACAAAGAAGATTGGCCgcttaa
- the LOC124432314 gene encoding atrial natriuretic peptide-converting enzyme isoform X2, translated as MTVTMEHKRKSSWDSKISVSTVSTRRFSRAGTPSSILSSDSDIRFTRKLGGQYRCGCCVLAAFLLFLLFSGVSIYLGYTFLTSDSPGDQIFLATFRVTDGDYFALELADPSTEAFRIRSREYRDRINLIFRRSWLKLSFLASDILALDGVEGRDLVVHFDVRFDPRYQTITTSDVVDILSREIDPTSTKYLSNLTIDAKSLEVQESLTALNAQVSLQTTVSTIPPTTTAPPPRRCSLLELSYCKHLPYNVTSYPNILGHRSLIDVEEDVIAFRELVDAECYRSAYDFVCQVLQPACLSGDPEDLLQLPCRSFCREFWNGCGNRLSDRIKRALDCSNFPEYADVGSCRPKPGCVQTLQSKALSPRICDGIIDCPDLADEKNCAYCRDGYMHCGIGRTCIPHVKRCDGKIDCPNGSDEKDCLSLAQSIRAVKSQPWDTPHAAKYNSEGYVVFNEKGTIGKLCTENLNATMPATEMETVLQTVANSLCTLLTYTGVKSVEVRIDEEEDVQYVHMEDPSATEITFVRAPCPSKDVMYIRCSELECGVQPLRNKGKQGLSKMAEPGDWPWHAALFKEEVHVCDATLIAENWLLTTASCFQGQPKAEWSARLGTVRLSSTSPWQQERRIIGMIKSPVEGSTTVLLKLDRPVATYSDFVRPVCLPSAQDPPSTNASQCNTLGWARNRDMLQRVQLRHSAMERCENISIASVNSVCTEPAYSVDDCNEEEVAGSPMLCLQAGGQTWALTGVGSWRIACSKAGVERPRLYDQISSNIAWIKSTIS; from the exons ACACATTCCTAACGTCGGATTCACCAGGAGATCAAATATTCTTGGCGACATTTCGAGTTACCGATGGAGATTACTTTGCATTAGAACTGGCAGATCCCTCTACCGAGGCCTTTCGCATACGATCGCGAGAGTATCGCGATCGGATCAATCTTATTTTCCGACGTAGTTGGCTAAAACTCTCCTTTCTCGCTTCGGACATTTTAGCTCTCGACGG GGTGGAAGGACGCGACTTGGTGGTCCATTTCGATGTCAGATTTGATCCACGATATCAAACCATCACTACAAGCGACGTGGTTGATATTCTATCGCGTGAGATCGATCCGACTAGCACGAAATATCTATCAAATCTGACGATAGACGCAAAGAGTCTCGAAGTTCAAGAAAGTTTGACAGCTTTAAACGCACAAGTCAGCCTACAAACAACAGTCTCGACGATTCCACCTACAACGACTGCACCACCCCCAAGAAGATGCAGTCTTCTCGAATTATCTTATTGCAAACATCTTCCATACAACGTAACTTCCTATCCGAATATATTGGGACACCGTTCTTTGATCGACGTGGAGGAAGACGTTATTGCATTTAG GGAATTGGTAGATGCCGAATGTTATCGTTCGGCATATGACTTCGTCTGTCAAGTTTTACAACCAGCCTGTTTGTCCGGCGATCCCGAAGATTTATTGCAACTACCTTGTAGAAGTTTTTGCAGAGAATTTTGGAACGGCTGCGGAAACAGACTTTCGGACAGGATCAAGCGAGCTTTGGATTGCTCCAATTTTCCGGAATACGCGGATGTTGGTAGTTGCAGGCCAAAACCAG gATGCGTACAGACGCTTCAATCGAAGGCTTTGTCGCCAAGAATTTGCGATGGTATAATCGATTGTCCAGATCTGGctgatgaaaaaaattgtgcCTATTGTCGCGACGGATATATGCATTGCGGAATTGGAAGAACTTGCATTCCACATGTCAAAAGATGCGACGGAAAAATAGATTGTCCAAATGGAAGCGACGAGAAGGATTGTC TATCATTAGCGCAAAGTATAAGAGCTGTTAAATCTCAGCCATGGGACACGCCACACGCCGCGAAATACAACAGCGAGGGTTACGtcgtttttaacgaaaaaGGTACAATCGGTAAACTCTGTACCGAGAATTTGAATGCCACTATGCCGGCAACAGAAATGGAAACCGTTCTTCAAACAGTAGCTAATTCTCTTTGTACTCTATTAACATATAC TGGCGTCAAATCTGTCGAGGTGAGaatcgacgaagaagaagatgttCAATACGTTCATATGGAAGATCCATCGGCTACAGAGATCACGTTTGTCAGGGCACCATGTCCAAGCAAAGACGTTATGTATATTCGTTGTTCTGAACTCG AATGCGGGGTACAGCCTTTACGAAATAAAGGTAAACAGGGCCTTAGTAAAATGGCAGAACCTGGCGATTGGCCCTGGCACGCAGCACTTTTTAAGGAAGAGGTACATGTTTGCGATGCTACGTTGATTGCTGAAAATTGGTTACTCACAACTGCTTCTTGTTTCCAAGG aCAACCAAAGGCAGAATGGTCTGCTAGATTGGGCACAGTACGTCTTTCGAGTACGTCACCGTGGCAACAGGAACGTAGGATCATAGGAATGATAAAATCCCCTGTGGAGGGAAGTACGACTGTTCTATTAAAATTAGACCGTCCTGTTGCGACCTATTCGGATTTTGTCAGGCCAGTTTGTTTGCCTTCTGCTCAAGATCCACCATCGACCAATGCATCTCAATGCAATACTTTAGGTTGGGCCAGAAATC GCGATATGCTGCAGAGAGTACAATTGAGGCATAGTGCGATGGAAAGATGCGAAAATATAAGCATTGCGTCGGTCAACAGTGTTTGTACCGAGCCAGCATATTCGGTGGATGATTGCAAC GAGGAAGAAGTCGCTGGTAGCCCAATGCTTTGCCTTCAAGCTGGTGGTCAAACATGGGCATTAACTGGAGTTGGTAGTTGGCGAATAGCTTGTTCTAAAGCAGGCGTCGAAAGACCTAGATTGTACGATCAAATATCCTCTAATATCGCTTGGATAAAATCAACGATTagttaa
- the LOC124432315 gene encoding pyridoxine/pyridoxamine 5'-phosphate oxidase isoform X1, producing MCKMVGDYKQLIFKQFVVNSSVVCLSRTDSKPPVLLLYIVKQTKYIDINNFVWYNKHAAYRFTKEPKISEEYSDLAKINDLVDDPMDLFKSWHEESRKYLQNMLDIFCLATSSIDNKIAARNVVLREFDNEGFVLVTDQRSRKASELDSVPRAAACFVWCYIDDKGQNIVRQVRAEGTVKKLEPKEFKHLYDREPLFCKIRSHLCHQGHAIDWDDLKRRHDEIVKEYQSGKNTLPMPEHFIGYKLIPTMIEFYYAKDNLIGDRMQYNKNTSIDGWQQRRLAA from the exons ATGTGTAAAATGGTGGGAGATTATAAGCAGCTGATATTTAAGCAGTTCGTTGTTAATAGCTCAGTCGTCTGTTTATCGAGAACCGATTCAAAGCCACCTGTGTTGTTACTATATATAGTGAAACAAACGAagtatattgatattaacaattttgttTGGTACAATAAACATG CAGCATATCGTTTTACGAAGGAACCGAAAATCAGCGAAGAATATTCGGATTTAGCAAAGATCAATGATCTTGTCGATGATCCGATGGATCTTTTCAAATCGTGGCATGAAGagtcaagaaaatatttacaaaatatgcTAGATATTTTTTGCCTGGCGACGTCCTCTat aGACAATAAAATTGCTGCAAGAAATGTAGTACTCAGAGAATTTGATAACGAGGGTTTCGTACTAGTCACTGATCAACGAAGTAGAAAAGCCTCAGAGTTG gATAGTGTACCACGAGCTGCTGCGTGTTTTGTATGGTGTTACATAGATGATAAAGGACAAAACATTGTCAGACAG GTACGAGCTGAGGGTAcagtaaaaaaattagaacCGAAAGAATTTAAACATCTCTACGACAGAGAGCCACTTTTTTGCAAGATTCGATCTCATTTGTGTCATCAAGGTCACGCAATTGATTGGGACGATTTGAAACGCCGACATGATGAAATTGTAAAGGAATATCAAAGCGGCAAGAATACTCTGCCAATGCCGGAACACTT CATCGGATATAAATTGATACCAACAATGATAGAATTTTACTACGCGAAGGACAATCTTATCGGGGATAGAATgcaatataacaaaaacacTTCGATCGATGGATGGCAACAAAGAAGATTGGCCgcttaa